Proteins from a genomic interval of Brooklawnia cerclae:
- a CDS encoding glutathione S-transferase C-terminal domain-containing protein, translating to MTSITAQIEADLKERPAPVATGTFPEVNTEQTPDGAFRRQRNWFTKRFGDGPGQVRPEPGRYYLLGSTGCGWNRRQLIIRRLLGLTEALPYVLLTGRDEQGWRLAAHGHDLIDRFGSDQLNSFYERTDPGYRGRGTSPTVIDRETGLVVTNNYHLLGLDLETAWKPFHAPGAPDLYPEDLRPEIDLLNQQLFDDINNGTYKVIFATNPGAAAAAKGIFEARLADYDFRLASRRYLFGDRLTDSDVRLFQTLSSYERSYRPRIATILGEEETAHLQDYPNLWAYARDLFANGFADEHEQYFLGLVPGPSGDHLAGGFVPDGYPLPDPADDLAAWRRPHGRETLTGSPLYSGPGGGGSYELWHLL from the coding sequence ATGACAAGCATCACGGCCCAGATCGAAGCGGACCTCAAGGAGCGCCCCGCGCCCGTCGCCACGGGCACGTTCCCGGAGGTCAACACCGAGCAGACCCCGGACGGTGCGTTCCGGCGTCAGCGCAACTGGTTCACCAAGAGGTTCGGCGACGGGCCGGGGCAGGTGCGTCCCGAGCCGGGCCGGTACTACCTGCTGGGGTCGACGGGGTGCGGCTGGAACCGCCGCCAGCTCATCATCCGGCGGCTGCTCGGGCTCACCGAGGCCCTGCCCTACGTGCTGCTCACGGGCCGTGACGAGCAGGGCTGGCGGCTGGCCGCCCACGGCCACGACCTGATCGACAGGTTCGGCAGTGACCAGCTCAACAGCTTCTACGAGCGGACCGATCCCGGCTACCGAGGCCGTGGCACGTCCCCGACGGTCATCGACCGCGAGACCGGCCTGGTGGTCACGAACAACTACCACCTCCTGGGGCTCGACCTCGAAACCGCCTGGAAGCCCTTCCATGCGCCGGGAGCGCCCGACCTGTACCCGGAAGACCTGCGTCCCGAGATCGACCTGCTCAACCAGCAACTCTTCGACGACATCAACAACGGCACCTACAAGGTGATCTTCGCCACGAACCCGGGAGCGGCGGCTGCGGCGAAGGGAATCTTCGAGGCCCGTCTGGCCGACTACGACTTCCGGTTGGCATCCCGGCGCTACCTGTTCGGCGACCGGCTGACCGACTCGGACGTGCGCCTGTTCCAGACCCTGTCGTCCTACGAGCGCAGCTACCGGCCCCGGATCGCCACCATTCTCGGTGAGGAGGAGACCGCCCACCTGCAGGACTACCCGAACCTGTGGGCCTACGCCCGCGACTTGTTCGCGAACGGGTTCGCCGACGAGCACGAGCAGTACTTCCTGGGGCTCGTGCCGGGGCCGTCGGGTGACCACCTCGCCGGAGGTTTCGTCCCCGACGGCTACCCCCTGCCTGATCCCGCGGACGACCTCGCCGCCTGGCGCCGGCCCCACGGCAGGGAGACGCTGACCGGTTCGCCGCTGTACTCCGGCCCTGGCGGTGGTGGCTCCTACGAGTTGTGGCACCTGTTGTGA